In a genomic window of Deltaproteobacteria bacterium GWA2_45_12:
- a CDS encoding integration host factor subunit beta, whose translation MNKSDLIGNLEGKLKNLSRKEIEVIVDTVFDRMTHALSDGGRIEIRGFGSFEVRTRDPRQGRNPKTGVSVYVGTRKVPFFKVGKELRERVNHGISPSSEESMV comes from the coding sequence ATGAATAAAAGTGATTTGATCGGCAATTTGGAAGGAAAATTAAAAAATCTTTCCCGAAAAGAAATCGAAGTAATTGTGGATACGGTTTTTGACCGTATGACCCATGCGCTATCCGATGGTGGCCGTATTGAGATTCGTGGTTTTGGGAGTTTTGAAGTTCGTACCCGCGATCCACGTCAGGGGCGTAATCCGAAAACCGGAGTTTCGGTTTATGTGGGAACCCGCAAAGTTCCCTTTTTTAAAGTGGGAAAAGAATTGCGCGAACGCGTCAATCATGGGATTTCCCCTTCTTCCGAAGAATCAATGGTATGA
- a CDS encoding 30S ribosomal protein S1, with translation MQTAKAEDFKTLFEQRCKTLSIKEGDLLSGKVVSILRDFVTVDVGFKSEGLVPSEEFKNFEGVVEVKPGDPVEVVVEQIEDQEGMIVLSKERADAVKSWDRVEKVFEKDEVIDGVVINKIKGGMSVNLGGIKAFLPASQIDLKPIKSLDKLINQKYSFKILKLNKAKGNIVLSRRIVLEKERESQKQELLSNLQEGQVIKGVVKNLTDYGAFVDLGGVDGLLHITDMTWGRAGHPSEIFKIGQEIEVVVLKYDQENSKVSLGYKQLKDDPWNEVDSKFTPGERIKGKVVNLTDYGVFVEIADGIEGLVHVSELTWSKKVKHPSKIVKIGDQVEAVILDVDKQNRRISLGIKQLEVNPWIGLEVKYPSGTKIKGVVRNITDFGVFVGIEGEEIDGLVHISDLSWDKNIKHPSELVKKGQEVDAVVLSVDKDNERFALGMKQLQDNPMEGLRQKYSVGKNVTGTIAEIQDKGMVVTLEENMQGFISNIELSSQGKVNAKEVFKVGDPVTAQVKKFDDRSNQVSLSIKAYEKKQEKKDMKDFLEKQGTAAVTLKDAFGTKQED, from the coding sequence ATGCAAACAGCTAAAGCAGAAGATTTTAAAACACTTTTTGAACAAAGGTGTAAAACGTTATCCATTAAAGAGGGCGACCTTCTTTCAGGCAAGGTTGTCTCCATCCTTCGTGATTTTGTCACGGTGGATGTGGGGTTTAAATCCGAAGGATTGGTGCCTTCTGAAGAATTCAAAAATTTTGAGGGGGTTGTTGAAGTAAAGCCGGGTGATCCTGTCGAAGTGGTTGTAGAACAAATTGAAGACCAGGAAGGCATGATCGTTCTTTCAAAAGAACGTGCCGATGCCGTGAAATCCTGGGACCGTGTAGAAAAGGTCTTTGAAAAAGATGAAGTCATTGATGGTGTTGTTATCAACAAAATCAAGGGCGGTATGTCGGTTAATTTGGGTGGAATCAAGGCTTTTCTCCCTGCCTCACAAATTGATCTTAAGCCGATCAAAAGTCTTGATAAGCTGATCAATCAAAAATATTCGTTTAAAATTTTAAAACTGAACAAGGCCAAAGGAAATATCGTTCTTTCACGCCGTATTGTTTTGGAAAAAGAACGGGAATCCCAAAAACAGGAATTGCTTTCCAATCTTCAAGAAGGTCAGGTCATCAAGGGTGTGGTCAAAAACCTTACCGACTATGGCGCCTTTGTCGATTTAGGGGGCGTGGATGGTTTGCTCCATATTACGGATATGACTTGGGGCCGTGCCGGGCATCCTTCCGAAATTTTCAAGATTGGCCAGGAAATCGAAGTGGTTGTCCTAAAATATGATCAAGAAAACTCCAAAGTTTCCCTTGGCTATAAACAACTCAAAGATGACCCATGGAATGAAGTTGATAGCAAATTTACCCCGGGCGAAAGAATAAAAGGGAAGGTGGTTAACCTGACCGATTATGGTGTGTTTGTGGAAATTGCCGATGGCATCGAAGGCTTGGTGCATGTTTCCGAGCTTACCTGGAGCAAAAAGGTCAAACACCCCTCCAAAATTGTAAAAATTGGAGACCAGGTTGAAGCCGTTATCCTGGATGTTGACAAGCAAAACCGTCGTATTTCCCTTGGGATTAAACAATTGGAAGTCAATCCATGGATCGGGTTGGAAGTGAAATATCCTTCAGGCACCAAAATAAAAGGTGTTGTGCGCAATATCACCGATTTCGGTGTGTTTGTGGGGATTGAAGGCGAAGAAATCGACGGCTTGGTTCATATTTCAGATTTAAGCTGGGACAAAAACATAAAACATCCTTCCGAGTTGGTTAAAAAAGGTCAGGAAGTCGATGCCGTTGTCTTGTCGGTTGACAAAGACAATGAACGTTTTGCCTTGGGTATGAAGCAATTGCAAGACAACCCCATGGAAGGCTTGCGACAAAAATATTCTGTGGGCAAAAATGTCACCGGAACCATTGCTGAAATTCAGGATAAAGGTATGGTGGTAACCTTGGAAGAAAATATGCAAGGCTTTATCAGCAATATCGAGCTTTCCTCACAAGGTAAGGTGAATGCAAAAGAAGTCTTTAAAGTGGGTGATCCAGTCACAGCCCAGGTCAAAAAATTTGATGACCGCAGTAATCAGGTTTCTTTAAGCATTAAAGCCTACGAGAAAAAACAGGAAAAGAAAGACATGAAAGACTTCCTGGAAAAACAGGGTACTGCTGCTGTAACATTGAAAGACGCTTTTGGAACCAAGCAAGAAGATTAA